One genomic window of Serinus canaria isolate serCan28SL12 chromosome 4, serCan2020, whole genome shotgun sequence includes the following:
- the HMGB2 gene encoding high mobility group protein B2 yields the protein MGKGDPNKPRGKMSSYAYFVQTCREEHKKKHPDSSVNFAEFSRKCSERWKTMSSKEKGKFEEMAKGDKARYDREMKNYVPPKGEKKGKKKDPNAPKRPPSAFFLFCSEHRPKIKNDHPGLSIGDTAKKLGEMWSEQSAKDKQPYEQKAAKLKEKYEKDIAAYRAKSKSDAGKKGPGRPAGSKKKAEPEEEEEEEEEEEEEEEEDEDEE from the exons ATGGGCAAAGGCGACCCCAATAAGCCGCGAGGCAAGATGTCCTCGTACGCCTACTTCGTGCAAACGTGCCGCGAGGAGCACAAGAAGAAGCACCCGGACTCGTCCGTCAACTTCGCAGAGTTCTCGCGGAAGTGCTCGGAGCGGTGGAAG ACAATGTCaagcaaggaaaaaggaaagtttgAAGAAATGGCTAAAGGAGACAAAGCTCGCTATGACAGGGAGATGAAAAACTATGTTCCTCCCAAAGGCgagaagaaggggaagaaaaaggaccCCAACGCTCCTAAAAGACCTCC ATCTgcattcttccttttctgttctgaacACCGTCCGAAAATCAAAAACGACCATCCTGGCTTGTCTATTGGAGATACAGCAAAGAAATTAGGTGAAATGTGGTCTGAACAGTCAGCCAAAGATAAACAGCCATATGAACAGAAGGCTGCAAAACTAAAGGAGAAGTATGAAAAG GACATTGCAGCATATCGTGCCAAGAGCAAGAGTGATGCAGGAAAGAAGGGCCCAGGTAGGCCTGCAGGATCTAAGAAGAAAGCAGaaccagaggaggaggaggaggaagaggaagaggaggaagaagaggaagaagaagatgaggatgaggaaTAA